One Immundisolibacter sp. genomic window, TGCAGGAAAAGCTCACCGCGCAGTGGATAGACCGCAGCCTGCGCCGCTTGCTGCTGCGCCACTAGGGAAGCGCTGAATAAATCCGTCCTGGATTTGTCAGCGCCCGTCATCGGAAAAGCGTGGTTTTCCGATGACTCACAAAATCAGTGACTTACAGCCACAGATTTTGGCAGCGCGTCCCTGCGCTGGGGGAGCCGCTGAATAAATCAGCGGTTCCCTAGGGCAGCCTGGGCCAAGCTGGCAGCTGCTCCGTGCCCGCCTCACATAATGAGGCCGGTGGCCAGAAACAGCATCAGGCCCATGCCCATGATGTCGGTGAAGGTGGTCAGGAAAATACTGCTGGCGGTGGCCGGGTCGGCACCGAGGCGCTTGAGCGTCAGCGGCACCAGAACCCCGAGAACGCCGCTGCCGACGCAGGCGCCGATCATGGCGACGAGAACCACCACGCCCAGCATCAATGGCCGGGCCGAGTCCGACATCGTGGCGTAGCCGAACATGGCGGCGCCCGCCACCACACCCACCAGCAGTCCATTCAGCGCGCCGAGCAGAATCTCCTTGCGCAGCAGGTCACGCACCGAATAATCGGCCAGCTGGCCCAGGGTCATCCCACGCAGGGTGATGGCCATGGCCTGGCAGCCGGTGTTGCCACTCTGGCCGGCCAGCACCGGCAGAAAGGCCGCCAGCGCGACCATCTGGGTGATCGTGTTCTCGAACATGCCGACCACGAAAGCCGCGGCAAAGGCGGTCAGCAGGTTCACTTGCAACCAGGGATGGCGCATGCGAAATGCCGCCAGCACCGAGGTGCCGATTTGCTCCTCGCGCGAGACACCGTACTGGGCACCGGCCTGAGCGCTGATTTCGCTAGCGATGCGCTCGTACAGTTTCCACGCCCTGACCACACCGACCATCTGCTGGTTCTCATCCACCACCGGGTACATGCGGTAGTGGCGGTGCATGGCCTCGGCGATGGCTTCGCGGATCGGAGTGTCGCCGGTA contains:
- a CDS encoding magnesium transporter → MTHGVDLTDLARKIQAQTLSEAAQALAGRTPQEVEYVLARLPEAQGLAIASYLADGAGPHTADSDTAMAGVEEFVEELLSPIPAALPADCTAAEAIAFMVKAKDVSDITYIYVTAAQRLVGVVAMRDLILAGPSQTLSQIMTAEPYAFTGDTPIREAIAEAMHRHYRMYPVVDENQQMVGVVRAWKLYERIASEISAQAGAQYGVSREEQIGTSVLAAFRMRHPWLQVNLLTAFAAAFVVGMFENTITQMVALAAFLPVLAGQSGNTGCQAMAITLRGMTLGQLADYSVRDLLRKEILLGALNGLLVGVVAGAAMFGYATMSDSARPLMLGVVVLVAMIGACVGSGVLGVLVPLTLKRLGADPATASSIFLTTFTDIMGMGLMLFLATGLIM